In Toxoplasma gondii ME49 chromosome II, whole genome shotgun sequence, the genomic stretch GTCTTACGTGTCGTGATGTATCGTGACGGGTAATGCGATTTACCCGCGGGACGTGTTTCTTTCAAGTCGGCGTATATTCAGATCATCGTGGATAAGAAGTGGCGGGACTGCTTTGAGATTCCCTGCGTGAAACGGGTGTATGAGTGCGTCAGTGCCTTAGGAAACGTTCAACTCCTGTTCGGTTTTTCCAACAAACAGTTGTGCCTCCGTTCTCTCCGGAGACGTACCAAAAGGCTAGATGCTCTGGATAGTGTTACCCGAAGTGATTCACCGTTGAAAACCTTACAAAAATGTACCGCTGGATGCGCACTTCAACTTTTACGTCAGGACGGCCTAATCAGAGCCCGAGACAGCAACGAATCCGGCACTATTTCCACGAACCTGACATTCCTCTCCAGCAACTGCCTCTGCAGTTTTTTCGCTGGATACACTTTGTAGCGATGCATGTGACGCCAGCAAGCCGATTTAGATTATATAAGTGGGTGAAACGTGCAGGTAAACGAGGCAGTGGCCTGACAGGCGAGAAACGCTGAAAGAGATTAAATCCTGAACGGGATAGAATGCCTCCACACGGAAAAAGCTCCACTTAAACAGCAGATGTGTTCAGAGAGTTCCTTTGTGGTCCAAAGACATGATGATGCAGATTCTGAGCCTCCCAGATCAACTGTGAGTTCGCCTGTTCATCGCCGCCAAATGAACGGCAAAACGTCTCTAAGCAAAATTTAGATTTATTTCGTCTTCCGTAAGCGCAACCAACAGATCTTAGCGATTTCCGTAGAAACCGCGGCAAAAGGCACCTCGGTATTCCATATAGAGCGTCGACTTCTTTTTCCAAGGTCTGCAGGTGGAAagtttgtttcttctgcgtggACAAATTGAGGGCTGGACTCAGCTTTTTGATTCTGTGTCTCCGATGCCACATCGACGAGAAAGTGTTGCCTGTATGCTCGTTGTGGTGTCTCTATTGTGCTTCTCAAGGCCATAATGTACAGTGCATCATGTTTAGCCGCTTCCAGTGTACATTTCAAAAGTGCAGTATTAACTAAGTTCCCTGTATTCTGAGTATCGGGTTTAATTTGTAGTGGCGTCCCCTGCCGCATTTTTTTCAGTTCGTTGCACGAGCCACACTCACTAAAAGACATAAGGTTACTTTTCTCTCCAAATTCTAAACAAAAGATGCCTACCACTCTGCTTCCGATACGTGTGCCGTCAGAAGTGACTCGTGCCTGATCCTGTGGCATTTCTCGGCACAATAAGCGGCCTTTCACATCTCTGTTCCTCGTTCGATTGAAAATGTTCTTGAAACCTTTGTCCGTTTCCGGTTACGACCCCAGATGAGTTTTTCTGTCCCTCAGACGTCTCATCCTCtattcgtcttcctcttctgtgtctATCCCTCATCGGTCACGCATCCTTGCCCTCTGAAGAACTTCCGGTGTCTGTTAATCTACGTGTTTGCCTCGTCCTCACATTCCGCTTCCCCCCTGCACCTCACACACTTTTTGCCGTCTTTTAGTCCTTCTTACCTCATGGCTTTCTTGCTGTCCATTAATCATCTGCCTCTCTTACCACCTTCGCGCattctcgctctttccccGTCCTGTTGCTCCCTTCAGCGCCCTTCTCTTTGCAGAGCATCCTTCGTCTTGGACTCTCCACGCTGTTCTGGTGTCGTCTGTTTCCCTGCTCCCTTCTGATACTTGGGCATTCCTCGTTCGCAGtattctctccgcctctaTGCAGCCACAGGTACGCTGTTTAGAGAGGTTTCCTTGACACTTCTTCTGGACATCGACTTATCGAGTCCTTTTTCCCCGGCACTCTTGTCCTCGCTTCACAACCGGCCGTCGCTTTGGCTTCCCAGTTTCCATCCCTTTTGTATTCGTCTCCACTCGCTTCTCGAGCACCCTCTTCATCGCTCGGTCGACCCCAAAAGGCCTCGACTGCctcgacagcagagacatcTGCAGAGGCTGCGCTCTTCAGCTCTTCCGAATCCATACCCCAGTACGAACCTCTGCCTACGGCCGTGTCTTCCACGCCAAGGATCCCTGCGGGAACGATTTGCGGACTTCTAGGCATGCCGTAGATGGCGTCAagtgtgtcttctgtcttgtctctaAATGTGCTCTCTTCTACAACTAAGACACGCCccgtttcctccttcgctctccacaCCGGAGACAAAGTCGgggacgaaggcgaaatTCGCGAGCAACTTTCGAGCGAAACCGGCGATCGAGAACTCGAACTACGGACCGGCGAATCTCCTGTTTCGCGGGCCTCTGAATCGGACAACGGAGACGAGCGCCCTCCCAAGGACAACACCGCCTCGGACTCGCTACGTTCTCgaggcttctcttctcccgttgaggctttctcttctctcgcggaTGAAAcctgcgcttctcttcctcttgagGCTTTACTTTCCCTTTCCGTCAACTCTTGTGCTGCGGCGACTGCCGCCCGAAACTCTGCGTTGGTGGCCTCTTTCAGGGTCCCCTCCCACCCAGCGAGGGCACTGTCGCGTcctgcatgcgaaaaaaccttttcttcttccaaaAGAAACTCGGTAAGAGCACACACTTCGTCTACATCTCTCGCTTCACCttcgtgtttctctgcttcgcgttctccgccCTGCAAGACTTCCCCTGTCGCGCTGAGCGCCTCAAGTCCCCCTGGGTCTAAGCTGTCAACACTCCCCTTTAAGCGAGTTGGGCCCCGCGGCCGATCCCCGCCCAGGGAGGCCTTGGCTTCGATCCCCAGAACCAACAGCTGGGCCGCGGCCGTCTGtatctcttccttctcgagagacgctgaaatcgcttcctcgccctctcgagtttctcggcctctctctggccGTTCTTGTGGGGACAGCTGTCTCCCTACAGACGATTCGGAGGCCCTGGTTGCTTCGACATGCTTTTCAGAGACAGTCAAAACCtgccgtgtctcctcttgaGAGACACGCGTCTCCCCAGAGTCACCCGCCTCGGTGTCACTGTCTCCTGACACGACCTCAGCTTCTGACGCGGCcgttcttctcgcagagacGTCCCCGAGCTCCTTCTCGGGATtgcgctctctccttccactgTAGGttccttccgtctctctgcgacCGACCAACGCCTCTGCCGCATCGCCGACAGCATCAGGCAAAAGCGAGCAACGCTGTGTGGCTCGCGCGTTTCGCGCCAAGTCGAGGTCCGTCGTGCTGCTCCCTTGGCTTCctacgaagaagaaaacaccgAAACGAAGGATCTGAAATCGCTCACAGACCTCCCAGGTTTCTGTATCCTTCATTCGCTCTTTCCGGCCTCTCAGTCTCCATCAGACCCCCGCCGCAAACAGACGAGATCCTTCCACACACATGTCTGGAAAAGCCTCAAAACGCACCTCCATGGAGGTCGATGTCCAAGACGCCACTAGGTCTAGGTTCATGTGTCCGGCTCTCGTCGGTCTCTTCGGGCCTACACAATAATCTTTGTGCTTGTCTAAATGGActtgcctgtctccgtttctgtctgcaATTCCTAGCTGCTGcgctgtctgcatgcacctgacTGCCTCTACCTCCACCTGGCGCTTCCACactatctgtctctctgatCAGAGTGAAGTGCCGCTCTTTCTACCTGCAAACAATGCGGATGTTCCCTCGCGACGCCTGCACACAAAGGACTCTGTTTCAGTGGAGGACGCGTTTGTCACTCACTGCAGCGGAAGTTGCCGCGGTCGAAATCCCGGAGCTCCCACCCGTCGACCATCCGGAGGTCTTCGTCCTCAGCGAGGGCGCAGCTGCCGAGAAGCAACCGCgtttctcggtctctctctgtctttcgcaGGCTCTTCGCAGCACAGACGAGCTGAACGAAAGTCGAGGACCACACGGACGCAGACACGAGTCAGAGCCAGCTGACCGACCCAGGGACGCggaaacagacgcagacgcggaagcgaaagtcgcgaaggaaaacgaatACCAAGCTGTGGAGACCCCAAAACCAGACCGGCCTCTGAAACAGATACGCGTGGACATTCGAGAGACAGGTCGATAcatgaacatatatatatatatatatatatatacatatgtatatattgaTACATAAGTATCTATTTATGTCTGTATTCGTGGATATGTCTAGGGCGTCTCTCCAGTGTTTAAATTCGAGGAGACGTCCTCCCTGTGGCGCGTCCCTGTGTATCTCTGCatgtttctctgttgttcATTTGCATGCGCTAGGACGCACGGGGCGCTTTTCGAATCGGTTCGTGTGTCCGCTGGCCCAAGACGTTTTTTTGCCGTCCTCGATGTACCTTTtaaagaagcagaggcggagacgaggagaagaagagaagcagaggagagaaagaagggaagaagaggagacagatcAGAGAatcagagaagaagagacgacgaggcgaagaagagaagcagaggagaggtCGAGGTAGAAGAACTCACCAAACAATTGTCCTTCAGTTTGCCATTTGGCTTGCGCAGATGCGGCAATAGCAGCTTGGCCCAAGTCAACCTCACGTTCGCCACTCGGTCGCTCGACAGGTACGCGAGCGCGCGCATGAAGTAAAGCTCAAACAGACTCCGGGGACAGTGCctaggaaagaaggaaaggtaAAGAAAAGTGGAACGCAAAAAAGACAGGGGAGAACGACACAACACGCCGTTCAAACAAAGTCCGTGGACAAGTTCGGAGATATAGAAAGGAAACGATGGACGAgatgacagagaaaaagaaacggaaaGCCAGGAAGGGGAAATGGAAAAGGGAAACGAAAAccgagggagaaacagaatgaaaaggcgaagaagacgccgatCCTCCAGAAAGGAAACTCAAACGGACTTGCCAGAGAGCATATCCGATTCTCCACGAGGAGACTGCGACGAAGAGATCCCCAACCTAACTCGATACGCATCAGATACCCTACAAATGGCAGAAAAGCCTCGTCTCTCAGTCCTGATGCAAAAAAGGACATGAACCAGATCGACCAACCATCTCAACACTCATGAAATTGAAGTGAAAAGGAGTATCTCTCTGGACGCGTAGTCCGAACAACTCGAATCGAATCCACTGGCAAAACATCCTGTCATGTCGAGTcgaatgcagagaaaaagcaaagaaaacatctgttttctgcgaccttctcgcttcctcctcgttcccCCTTTTCGAGCTCTCCTGGGATATTcagacgagggaggaaaTTCAAGATTTACATCGGAAAGTTCCCTCCGAAGACTCTTCCTTTGCATGAATTTTTGGCATGTCCAACAGACGCggatttctcttctcttccctcgcgcTTTCACTCGACGAGTCCATCTCCAGGGCGTCGAGAGTCGGAGCCGTCTTGCAGAGATCCAGTGTTCACACAAAGTTGAAACAAAGCTGTCACACCAAAAAAGGGAAGTCGTAGAGGGGAACATCCACTGTGCAGTTGCAGGAGCACACCGGTACATACCTTGGAGAAACGCCTTCGTCCTGGCGTCTCTCCTGGAAGTTTTGCCCCTTGTCTCACCTGATGATTTGGTCCGCCATATGAATGAACAACTGACGAATCGCAAATCGTGGGCTCCTGGGAACagtcgagagacaggaaagacgcACGCAAGatgcgaagaaaagacaagacatgcagagaaacttAGGCACATCTGCAGCGTTTCACGTTCGAGTTGAGAGAGATCTTCTTCCATGCTTACTCGGCAAATGTCTCCAGGATATCGCAGATGACGTTCACTTGATCACCTCGAGTGAGGAGGCTTTGAAGTTCGGcctctgtcctttctctgtctccgacttctgtccttccttcttcgtctccctgcGGAGTTTTTGCCTCCTCAGCGGCCTGGCGCTCGGGTCCTCCTCGCGCAtccgttctctccgttctctctgtttcctctgccGGCTCTCTCTGAAAACGTCTCGTGCTCTTCGAAACGCGGagcgcttctcgctcttctcgctcgcggaCCGCCTTCCGCTGTCTAGACAGCTCATGCACAAAACGCGGGAGAGGCTCCGCCGGAATCGCAGCGAAAACGTCTCGGCAgcacgaagaaaggagagccGGCGTACAGCGGCATGCCGCCTTCCTCACGATGGCTGTCGAGTCCTGAAGGAGTCTAAAAGCGCAAAAAGCACcaagacacacacatgccCTCTCCAGCTGCTCTCACCTGTTCATGGCTGCATCCCTCCGCAGACGTACATATTCgcaagcatgcatgcagacacacacatatctATGCATGATTGTATGTATGCAGATACACGTATCTAGGAATGCATTTTTGTGTATGcgtgcatgtatgcatgtgtgaatGTGACTGCTTTCAGACGTCTAAGTATTGAGTTTGAATGTCGTCAACGGAATATGAATGCTTGTAACGAGTAGACGTAAGTCCACGTCTCTCCACAGGAGTGCCATTCGCGTCATCAAGCAGAGAACATTAAACCTGCGTGAATAGACGCCTAAAGAATACAGATAAGTATATAAAAAATGTGTACGTATAATTCTAAGCATATGCGTATCGTTTTATCTTCTCTCCGAAGCTGTCAAAAAGACAACAGCCAGTTCCCCCGAACCCAaatgtacacatgcatggTGTGTCTAGAAACCTGTAGatgtcgtctttcttctggaaCTGAGAGTGGAAAGATATCTGCTGTATTTTTCCGCGGCccagacgaaaaggaaaaaagataCAAAACAAGACGACTCTCGTCCTCAGCTccccctctccttcccttcccGAATTGTGCGTTTCCTGCTCCCCCGCGTTCCGCCAGATGAAAAAGTAACTGCGACCGAGACATTGGCGAGGTGCACTCTCGAATTCGCGTCCATCTACTGAGGGATCGTCCAGTGCCTTTTCACCTGGGGAGAAGGACGGCGAAACCTTCTGTGCAAGACCAGTGAACAACTCACGtaaaagcgagagagagaagatgcggACGCAGCTGAGGAtcgtgaagaagaaaaagcgccTCCAGCTGCTGAGCGAGCAGCAAGCGCGAACTCCAAAAGCACTCCGAGGTAAACACCACGGTCTGTAACGTCTGCAGAAAAATGCACAGAGTGACTAGACACTCGAAGCATTTGAAGACTCAACATCAAACAGCGTCCGACCCTACCCTACGCCCTCCACACAAACATGGTGACACGAATTCAGGCGTCAATCTGAATACTCATACGTACACCATATTACGTTGCTGTccacctgcatgcacaagaAAAATTTGACTCGGACCTTCTTCCCCATCTGATCCTCTCTCCACACATATTTATCTATCATGGTAACCGGAATACTCTTTTGCGTTCATTCGTGGTAGCTCTGATATTCTGGACCTATCAATCTACAAccatacatgtatacacataaaCATGCATATagtttatatatatatatatatacatatatatatatatatatgtatatatatatacgtaaatatatataaatatgtacatGCGTAGCTGTTGTTGAATATGTATGTCCGCGGATTGCGCGACTGTTTAACGGTGCGTGTCACATCTGCTTTGTCgatgtttttctttcagagAGATCACCGAAAACGTGAGGtgcatcttcgtctctttaTTGCAAAGCGCGACAGAACACAAAGGAAGATGAGGatgggaagacgaagaaaaaaacagaaagcagaACCTCACCCCGATGATCGACAGACGActggaaggcgagaaggcggcgatAGTCTGGGCAATGCTTCCTAGAACAGCCATCTGCGCGGAACAGCGTTTACAAGACACAGACGGCATGACGAtcggcctctctctcgcgatgTCTGTGAACTCTGCTCGAACTCTGTCGTTCACACAACTCTGAGGAGCGCTTTCTGTGTTGAAGCAGAGAATCGATTTTCGAACGCGAAGTTGAAGTATAGACAGGGACTCCTGAAACGGGCAAGAGGATCCAGGACCTTCGGTGATGCAGGAACAGTGCTTGTCTTGTAGCCGCAAAGACGACCGCAGCGCTCAcatctgctgctttccgttCTAACGAAGGTGCCGGCATCACCATTCACTTTCCAGGATGCGGCGAGGCCTGTATCTGCCTCACGAAAAATGCGCGGGAGATGCCATCCTCTTCagtgtttctctgcagcgttTCTGTGGGACTCAGTACCTGTATGCCGACGTCGCtgtcgagaagcagagactcgagagcaacgaggaaaaagcgttccctgtctgcgtcttcctttctctctccagaaacgcttctctcgcagccTCGTTcactttcctttccttcgctctcctctcccaaGAGCGACTCGCCGTCTGCGCCGGGCCTCACGCAAAAGGCACGCTCGCGCAACAAGcgcggacgagaagaagaaagagaagaagacagagaaggagggagagaagaaggtcgggcgggagaaaggggagaactTGCAGGAgatgagggagaagaggaaggaccgagagaagaagccgaggagagCGCCACAGCGACGAGGAGGTGGAACGATGCAGCGATGGACTTGCGCACCTGAAAGGATGCAAGAGAAGCGACtgacagcagaagaagagaatcgTATCGGCCGAACTTCTCGTTGCTGCCGTTCGGTTTGCAGGACATCCTCACATAAACGATCTcaagcagagagggaggccATCCCCCTTCCAGATCGCGAGAACGCAGCTTTCTTTCGATCTTGAAAATGGCGCACCCCACAGCCGAAGAAAGAGTTGAGTCCTGTAAGACACACGGAATGTCGCCTCTGTCCCTCTCCCTTTgactcctcttctttttttctcttcctgacttcctccttccttcttcctcgtttgcttcctctcccccctTCGCAcgttctccatcttctccaccttccttcttcttcgcgcatgcactcacatGCTTGCAGTGGTGTCTGACGAGGATGCGAAAGGCGTCGCTGAGGAGCGGCCACCCGCGCGGCCCTGCGGCTGTCGCGacggcagcgaaggcgaaagcgCAGCAAGCGGCAGAGTGCGTCGCAGGTTCTCCCCACcctgcagacgagaaagacgaagcggggacagacagcgaagacgcagaagaagagaagaagagagaggagggcgCTGAGGGAGATCCGCCTGCAGCCGAGCTCGCCTGCGCCAGAGAGAAGTGCGAGAGAAGGGTgtggggagaggaggcgagagagagtggcgacgacagagaagctgagagcgaaggcgagagagaaggagacagcgaaggagagtTCTGGAAAGTAGACAGAGTCGAACGGCGACAACAGCGACAAACACACGTTCCCGGCGATGACGCAGGCGGCGATCCCTGCTGGTCCAGCGTGGAAGCGATGAGAGCCGATGGGCTCGCAGAGTCTGAAAAAAATAAAACAGAGGGGGAAACAGTGAGACAAAAACCGAGAAAAATGGAGAAACGTGGAAAACTATGAAAAAAGGTAAAAGtaacaagaagagagacgataACGGTGACACTCTGAGTGCCGAAGAAGATGGTCCTTTGACGACCGACGGTTGTTTACTGACGAGACATACAACGAATAGCAGGCGAAACGAAAACCAAGAACGGATGGGCGCCACAAAACACAAACATACAGGACTCGGAAAAGAGGCGAGATATCAGGACGCGGAAGTCGGCAGCAAGCAGAGAACGCACTCGGATGTCAcaggaagctgaagaagaagaacgacactggaaaaagtggaaacgGAGTCACAGCACAATGCCAAGCCTCAAGGAGTAGAAGAACCCCGTCAAGAAAAGTGAGCAGTTTTTCCGCGTCGCGTTCGACTGAGTTTGGTGtctgttgtcttctctttcttccttcaggCCCGGCGCCTCTCACCGTCGAGCCTTCCCGTGGGGTAGGTCCCTGACGAAACGGCGCCAAAAAAGAaagttctcttctcgctttctcccttccctttTACGACCAACTCggctgcctcttctgcttcatcAAACAGCGTGGCGTCGCCTGTTGCCAGCTGCGCAAAAAGTTTAATCAGAGCCGCGATGGAAGCGGAGACTGCCTCTGGGTCGattcgagagagaagcttctcttctctctcttcctcttctctcgcttcctcttctttctctttctcttctctcgccttctctcctcgttcgttttcgtctcgttctttctccctttctggtctcccgtcttctctctctccatctctctttgcttctctgtctttcttttctcccgttctcttctctccgcacGAGCTGTGggcatctctctctgcagcttcagGTCCGATTGTGGCGCAACGCGCCCGGAGACGCgccggagaggaagacgcatcGGAgactcgtttcctctctggctGCGGACTCTCCTCCGCTGGCTTCCCTCcgtccgttcttctctcctcttcctggGTCGATGCTCCAGGAGGGACACAAGGAGACGCGGCGCTcgattcttcttcagagTTCTGTTGCGCGCCTTCTGATCCTTCCTTGGAGGCCACAAGCGCGCTTtcgcgggagagaggaaactcgttgtctgtcctcttctctcgccgctgctGTCTGGCGTCTCGACACTCCTCAGCTTCGACGCGCAAAGCTTCCTTCGTGTACGCTGGGTCAACGCATGCgccgacagaggagaggaagcggcccagctgctgctgcgcagCGAAGCGGACGACTCTGCGacgagcagaggaagaaagaagaggagaaggcaacGCAAACGTCAGAGAGCAGAGCCACACGgaaggcaagagagacaggagacgcgagcaTTGAAGTTCAAGGTTCTACGACAGCAACGGTACGCctcctctgctctgtctGCGCGTGAGAAACGCATCGCTGCTGTCGCATATCTTGACAACGCGCAATCACTGCTCCTAACAGATGCTGGAGTGatcgacggagaggagactaCATCGAGAGCTGAAGGAGGCAgtgacacagagagagaaaaaacgaagagagccAAGGAGGCGGCcggaacgagaaaagaaagcgtGGAGGAAATCGGTGGAAGAAGATGACCCACGGGGAAGGATCGCGAAGAACTTCTTCCActgcagggaggagaagtcgaagacgaacggagaggcgcgaagccTGAGAAAACAGGGAGGAAACCTTTCAGAAACCATCGCCAGAGTCGGTCGCCCTGAGGTACGCACACTGGTCAGAGGAAAAGCAAAAAGCGGAGGACGTGGAAAGTCACGTAAaaacggaaagaaaacgaagtgAGAAGAAACCTCGCAGGataggagagagacggctgCACAAAACAAAACGGGGAAAAACCACTTGCATGCAACTCACTGAAAATCACAACGTCCAAAGTTCTCGCAGATCGGGCAAAGTGACAAACAGGAAAGCTGCTGGTCGAGTCTGTCGTGCGATGATCGCCTTCTTTTGAATCCTCTCCCACAGTCTCTacttcctccctctctcactttttcctctcttttcgctccttttcgcttttcgtttcttctcgcgcccTGTTTTTGCTCTTTTCGTCGGTCGACTCAACGCCATCCCGAGTCGGAGTTTTCGCGGGATGTGGCgagccttcgtttctccactttcttcggTTTTTGTTTGGAGCACCTTGGCAATGTCGTAGAGAGAACATACGGCCGCCGCGCGCACCGACGGGTCTGCGCCTCGGTCTTGGAaggctctccttctccacagTCTTTCGAAGGAAGGCAAGACGCGAGCAGAGAACAGAGCCgggtcgagagaagaggaaatcTGGGAAAGGCGCAGAACACACAGCGAACGAAGCGAAGACTCAAATCGGATTCGgacgtggagaagaaactcctcCCTCATTTCCACCTACAGACGCGCGACTTTTCGCCAGAGGCTCTGATCTCCTCTTCACCTCACAGACGTCTGAAACCTTTCAGAAGCTGACGCAGAAATCCAAGAAGCGAAAAATACGAATCTTCCTGTACACCTCAAAATCCACGTATCCCAGCACAAACACCTACACGCATATTTACATAAGCATGATTACacgtatgcatgcattcacaTTTATACAAACCTACAAACAAAAGggcatatacatatgcatatagggcatttatatatatatatatatatatgtatatatatataaccgCATTCGGAGCATAGATCTCTACAGCCGGATGCCTTTGAGAGTGGACAGGCGGGCATGAAGCAGTTtaagaggcgaggaaagatgggtacagaaaaagcgagggcacgagaaaagaatcatggagagcgacgagtggaagaaacagacagacgatggagaaaatagagacgagaaagatgagaggagaagaagcaaaactCACGACGGCTACGTGACGAAGAGCGCAGCGGCGAACAGCAGGTTCGTGATCTTCgtcagcgaggaagagaagttgaggaaggaggaagtgCGAGGAGACAACCGACGAAGAAATGTCaaaaagaagatgaagaaatCCAACGGCGAGAATTCGCAGCTCCGGCTGCTCCAAACAATTCGACAGCCGCAAAGCGATCGGAAGAACTCGCTCGAGCCTGTCCTTCGCTCTGAAAGAAAAGTCACGccgcgcagagacagaaagaaccCTCCACGTACGAGATGCACCACCCAGTGGCGGAACGCAACGACAAACTCATTTAGCGATTGCCGTCAAAAAGTCATGCATACTATGCTTATTTATATCAATGATCTATGCATACATCTGTACACATACATAAACATGTCGAGCATATTGACaataaatacatacatatatatatatatatatatatatgtatacatacgtatgaatatatatagatatatgtatgtaaatgAGTATgtactcatatatatatatatatgcatacagtGTATCaatataaaaatatatatgattatatatattgtggcaatatatatatatatatatatatatatatatttgtgcatATGAATATAAGTGTAGATGTTGAGTTCACGAGAGACTACGAGTGTACGGCGATTGCATAACGCAGCAACTGGGGGACGTCCGACCTCAGGTGCGTCGCCAGCAAGAGAacggcgtctgcggcagCGGCCTTGGTGGCCCAGTCGTCTGCAGCCTGGAGAAGCTGTTCGTACAGCGGAAGCAGGTCTTGGTGTACGTACGAGTACCTGGAAACGCAAGACGgactctcttttttctcgcatttctCCTCACGCGAAGACACCGGGGGAAAGGACCGCCAcacaacgaaggagacaaaacagaCAGCCGCGGCGCCGAGAGTGTCggggagaggcagcgagcggcacagagacagggtgagacagagacgaagaaaggagagacgaagcgttTACGGAGCAGCCTGTTTCACGAG encodes the following:
- a CDS encoding HEAT repeat-containing protein (encoded by transcript TGME49_220910); the protein is MLAAELADGGEEEDVPTLQRVCQLANSSVPVQRVLSVSLLVDFLADSVAAATVPRGLLQPLLYGLASLPPPAPPPSRHPVSPRQDAPPTASLPGSSAACNACSAGPAASGVGTPELAQSAAAPEAKAVSGAAGSASTRSFSFLFSGVGLGGAFPFRFGEPSGKKEKAESQTAEAVAAVRKALCARSGDIAACLIQADPEQGYSYVHQDLLPLYEQLLQAADDWATKAAAADAVLLLATHLRAKDRLERVLPIALRLSNCLEQPELRILAVGFLHLLFDISSSVVSSHFLLPQLLFLADEDHEPAVRRCALRHVAVISSSLDPALFSARVLPSFERLWRRRAFQDRGADPSVRAAAVCSLYDIAKASRLSVRLRLLLPAVEEVLRDPSPVVRFAAQQQLGRFLSSVGACVDPAYTKEALRVEAEECRDARQQRREKRTDNEFPLSRESALVASKEGSEGAQQNSEEESSAASPCVPPGASTQEEERRTDGGKPAEESPQPERKRVSDASSSPARLRARCATIGPEAAERDAHSSCGEKRTGEKKDREAKRDGEREDGRPEREKERDENERGEKAREEKEKEEEAREEEEREEKLLSRIDPEAVSASIAALIKLFAQLATGDATLFDEAEEAAELVVKGKGESEKRTFFFGAVSSGTYPTGRLDDSASPSALIASTLDQQGSPPASSPGTCVCRCCRRSTLSTFQNSPSLSPSLSPSLSASLSSPLSLASSPHTLLSHFSLAQASSAAGGSPSAPSSLFFSSSASSLSVPASSFSSAGWGEPATHSAACCAFAFAAVATAAGPRGWPLLSDAFRILVRHHCKHVRKSIAASFHLLVAVALSSASSLGPSSSPSSPASSPLSPARPSSLPPSLSSSLSSSRPRLLRERAFCVRPGADGESLLGEESEGKESERGCERSVSGERKEDADRERFFLVALESLLLDSDVGIQMAVLGSIAQTIAAFSPSSRLSIIGTLQTVVFTSECFWSSRLLLAQQLEALFLLHDPQLRPHLLSLAFTLLQDSTAIVRKAACRCTPALLSSCCRDVFAAIPAEPLPRFVHELSRQRKAVREREEREALRVSKSTRRFQREPAEETERTERTDARGGPERQAAEEAKTPQGDEEGRTEVGDRERTEAELQSLLTRGDQVNVICDILETFAESPRFAIRQLFIHMADQIIRHCPRSLFELYFMRALAYLSSDRVANVRLTWAKLLLPHLRKPNGKLKDNCLLVCAAKSLRKTERDRETRLLLGSCALAEDEDLRMVDGWELRDFDRGNFRCRSQGSSTTDLDLARNARATQRCSLLPDAVGDAAEALVGRRETEGTYSGRRERNPEKELGDVSARRTAASEAEVVSGDSDTEAGDSGETRVSQEETRQVLTVSEKHVEATRASESSVGRQLSPQERPERGRETREGEEAISASLEKEEIQTAAAQLLVLGIEAKASLGGDRPRGPTRLKGSVDSLDPGGLEALSATGEVLQGGEREAEKHEGEARDVDEVCALTEFLLEEEKVFSHAGRDSALAGWEGTLKEATNAEFRAAVAAAQELTERESKASRGREAQVSSAREEKASTGEEKPRERSESEAVLSLGGRSSPLSDSEARETGDSPVRSSSSRSPVSLESCSRISPSSPTLSPVWRAKEETGRVLVVEESTFRDKTEDTLDAIYGMPRSPQIVPAGILGVEDTAVGRGSYWGMDSEELKSAASADVSAVEAVEAFWGRPSDEEGAREASGDEYKRDGNWEAKATAGCEARTRVPGKKDSISRCPEEVSRKPL